From a region of the Rhinopithecus roxellana isolate Shanxi Qingling chromosome 8, ASM756505v1, whole genome shotgun sequence genome:
- the EXTL2 gene encoding exostosin-like 2 isoform X2, translated as MRCCHICKLPGRVMGIRVLRFSLVVILVLLLVAGALTALLPSVKEDKMLMLRREIKSQGKSTMDSFTLIMQTYNRTDLLLKLLNHYQAVPNLHKVIVVWNNIGEKAPDELWNSLGPHPIPVIFKQQTANRMRNRLQVFPELETNAVLMVDDDTLISTPDLVFAFSVWQQFPDQIVGFVPRKHVSTLSGIYSYGSFEMQAPGSGNGDQYSMVLIGASFFNSKYLEFFQRQPAAVHALIDDTQNCDDIAMNFIIAKHIGKTSGIFVKPVNMDNLEKETNSGYSGMWHRAEHALQRSYCINKLVNIYDSMPLKYSNIMISQFGFPYANYKRKI; from the exons ATGAG GTGTTGCCACATCTGCAAACTTCCTGGGAGAGTAATGGGGATACGAGTGCTTCGATTCTCTTTGGTGGTCATCCTCGTATTATTACTGGTAGCTGGTGCTTTGACTGCCTTACTTCCCAGTGTCAAAGAAGACAAGATGCTCATGTTGCGTAGGGAAATAAAATCCCAGGGCAAGTCCACCATGGACTCCTTTACTCTCATAATGCAGACGTACAACAGAACAGATCTCTTATTGAAACTTTTAAATCATTATCAGGCTGTACCAAATCTGCACAAAGTGATTGTGGTATGGAACAATATTGGAGAGAAGGCACCAGATGAATTATGGAATTCTCTAGGGCCCCACCCTATCCCTGTGATCTTCAAACAACAGACAGCAAACAGGATGAGAAATCGACTCCAGGTCTTTCCTGAACTGGAAACCAATG CAGTGTTGATGGTAGATGATGACACACTCATCAGCACCCCAGACCTTGTTTTTGCTTTCTCAGTTTGGCAG CAATTTCCTGATCAAATTGTAGGATTTGTTCCTAGAAAGCACGTCTCTACTTTATCAGGTATCTACAGTTATGGAAGTTTTGAAATGCAAGCACCAGGGTCTGGAAATGGTGACCAGTACTCTATGGTGCTGATTGGAGCCTCATTCTTCAATAGCAAATATCTTGAATTCTTTCAGAGGCAACCTGCAGCTGTCCATGCTTTGATAGATGATACTCAAAACTGTGATGATATTGCCATGAATTTTATCATTGCCAAGCATATTGGGAAGACTTCAGGGATATTTGTGAAGCCTGTAAACATGGACAATCtggaaaaagaaaccaacagTGGCTATTCTGGAATGTGGCATCGAGCTGAGCATGCTCTGCAGAGGTCTTATTGTATAAATAAGCTTGTTAATATCTATGATAGCATGCCCTTAAAATACTCCAACATTATGATTTCCCAGTTTGGTTTTCCATATGccaactacaaaagaaaaatataa
- the EXTL2 gene encoding exostosin-like 2 isoform X1 — translation MKISSILERCCHICKLPGRVMGIRVLRFSLVVILVLLLVAGALTALLPSVKEDKMLMLRREIKSQGKSTMDSFTLIMQTYNRTDLLLKLLNHYQAVPNLHKVIVVWNNIGEKAPDELWNSLGPHPIPVIFKQQTANRMRNRLQVFPELETNAVLMVDDDTLISTPDLVFAFSVWQQFPDQIVGFVPRKHVSTLSGIYSYGSFEMQAPGSGNGDQYSMVLIGASFFNSKYLEFFQRQPAAVHALIDDTQNCDDIAMNFIIAKHIGKTSGIFVKPVNMDNLEKETNSGYSGMWHRAEHALQRSYCINKLVNIYDSMPLKYSNIMISQFGFPYANYKRKI, via the exons ATGAAAATCTCCAGTATCCTGGAACG GTGTTGCCACATCTGCAAACTTCCTGGGAGAGTAATGGGGATACGAGTGCTTCGATTCTCTTTGGTGGTCATCCTCGTATTATTACTGGTAGCTGGTGCTTTGACTGCCTTACTTCCCAGTGTCAAAGAAGACAAGATGCTCATGTTGCGTAGGGAAATAAAATCCCAGGGCAAGTCCACCATGGACTCCTTTACTCTCATAATGCAGACGTACAACAGAACAGATCTCTTATTGAAACTTTTAAATCATTATCAGGCTGTACCAAATCTGCACAAAGTGATTGTGGTATGGAACAATATTGGAGAGAAGGCACCAGATGAATTATGGAATTCTCTAGGGCCCCACCCTATCCCTGTGATCTTCAAACAACAGACAGCAAACAGGATGAGAAATCGACTCCAGGTCTTTCCTGAACTGGAAACCAATG CAGTGTTGATGGTAGATGATGACACACTCATCAGCACCCCAGACCTTGTTTTTGCTTTCTCAGTTTGGCAG CAATTTCCTGATCAAATTGTAGGATTTGTTCCTAGAAAGCACGTCTCTACTTTATCAGGTATCTACAGTTATGGAAGTTTTGAAATGCAAGCACCAGGGTCTGGAAATGGTGACCAGTACTCTATGGTGCTGATTGGAGCCTCATTCTTCAATAGCAAATATCTTGAATTCTTTCAGAGGCAACCTGCAGCTGTCCATGCTTTGATAGATGATACTCAAAACTGTGATGATATTGCCATGAATTTTATCATTGCCAAGCATATTGGGAAGACTTCAGGGATATTTGTGAAGCCTGTAAACATGGACAATCtggaaaaagaaaccaacagTGGCTATTCTGGAATGTGGCATCGAGCTGAGCATGCTCTGCAGAGGTCTTATTGTATAAATAAGCTTGTTAATATCTATGATAGCATGCCCTTAAAATACTCCAACATTATGATTTCCCAGTTTGGTTTTCCATATGccaactacaaaagaaaaatataa
- the EXTL2 gene encoding exostosin-like 2 isoform X3 — translation MKISSILERCCHICKLPGRVMGIRVLRFSLVVILVLLLVAGALTALLPSVKEDKMLMLRREIKSQGKSTMDSFTLIMQTYNRTDLLLKLLNHYQAVPNLHKVIVVWNNIGEKAPDELWNSLGPHPIPVIFKQQTANRMRNRLQVFPELETNAVLMVDDDTLISTPDLVFAFSVWQQFPDQIVGFVPRKHVSTLSEATCSCPCFDR, via the exons ATGAAAATCTCCAGTATCCTGGAACG GTGTTGCCACATCTGCAAACTTCCTGGGAGAGTAATGGGGATACGAGTGCTTCGATTCTCTTTGGTGGTCATCCTCGTATTATTACTGGTAGCTGGTGCTTTGACTGCCTTACTTCCCAGTGTCAAAGAAGACAAGATGCTCATGTTGCGTAGGGAAATAAAATCCCAGGGCAAGTCCACCATGGACTCCTTTACTCTCATAATGCAGACGTACAACAGAACAGATCTCTTATTGAAACTTTTAAATCATTATCAGGCTGTACCAAATCTGCACAAAGTGATTGTGGTATGGAACAATATTGGAGAGAAGGCACCAGATGAATTATGGAATTCTCTAGGGCCCCACCCTATCCCTGTGATCTTCAAACAACAGACAGCAAACAGGATGAGAAATCGACTCCAGGTCTTTCCTGAACTGGAAACCAATG CAGTGTTGATGGTAGATGATGACACACTCATCAGCACCCCAGACCTTGTTTTTGCTTTCTCAGTTTGGCAG CAATTTCCTGATCAAATTGTAGGATTTGTTCCTAGAAAGCACGTCTCTACTTTATCAG AGGCAACCTGCAGCTGTCCATGCTTTGATAGATGA